A region of Streptomyces sp. TG1A-60 DNA encodes the following proteins:
- the dapF gene encoding diaminopimelate epimerase codes for MSTRIAFLKGHGTENDFVILPDPENVIDLSPAAVAALCDRRAGIGADGVLHVVRSAAHPEAEEMAAEAEWFMDYRNGDGSIAEMCGNGVRVFARYLQHAGHVSGGDVAIATRAGVKSVHIDKDGDVTVGMGSARFSEGDVTVSVGERSWPARNVNMGNPHAVAFVDDLDDAGTLYAAPLFSPASAYPDGVNVEFVVVRGPRHVAMRVHERGSGETRSCGTGACAVAVAAARRDGADPAVTGAPATYAVDVPGGTLVIAERPDGEIEMTGPAVIVAEGEIDAKWLEIAAR; via the coding sequence ATGAGCACGCGGATCGCCTTCCTCAAGGGTCACGGGACCGAGAACGACTTCGTGATCCTCCCCGACCCCGAGAACGTCATCGACCTCTCCCCGGCCGCCGTCGCCGCCCTGTGCGACCGGCGCGCGGGCATCGGGGCCGACGGCGTCCTGCACGTCGTACGGTCCGCCGCGCACCCCGAGGCCGAGGAGATGGCGGCCGAGGCGGAGTGGTTCATGGACTACCGCAACGGCGACGGGTCGATCGCCGAGATGTGCGGCAACGGCGTCCGGGTGTTCGCCCGCTATCTCCAGCACGCCGGACATGTCAGCGGGGGTGATGTCGCCATTGCCACGCGTGCGGGCGTGAAGAGCGTCCACATCGACAAGGACGGTGACGTCACGGTCGGCATGGGCAGCGCGCGGTTCTCCGAAGGGGATGTCACGGTGAGCGTGGGGGAGCGCAGCTGGCCCGCGCGGAACGTGAACATGGGCAACCCGCACGCGGTCGCCTTCGTGGACGATCTCGACGACGCCGGGACCCTGTACGCGGCGCCGCTCTTCAGCCCCGCCTCCGCGTACCCGGACGGGGTCAACGTCGAGTTCGTCGTCGTCCGGGGCCCCCGGCACGTCGCGATGCGCGTCCATGAACGCGGCTCCGGCGAGACCCGCTCCTGCGGCACGGGCGCATGCGCCGTCGCCGTGGCCGCCGCCCGCCGGGACGGCGCCGACCCGGCCGTGACGGGCGCCCCGGCGACGTACGCCGTCGATGTGCCCGGCGGCACCCTCGTGATCGCCGAACGGCCGGACGGCGAGATCGAGATGACCGGCCCCGCGGTGATCGTGGCCGAGGGCGAGATCGACGCCAAGTGGCTGGAAATCGCTGCACGTTGA
- the miaA gene encoding tRNA (adenosine(37)-N6)-dimethylallyltransferase MiaA — MSSAVPPPRVIAVVGPTAAGKSDLGVFLAQCLGGEVVNADSMQLYRGMDIGTAKLTPCERDGVPHHLLDIWDVTATASVAEYQRLARARIDALLAEGRWPILVGGSGLYVRGAVDNLEFPGTDPDVRARLEEELTLRGSGALHARLAAADPEAAHAILPSNGRRVVRALEVIEITGKPFTANLPGHDSVYDTVQIGVDVARPELDERITRRVDRMWDAGLVDEVRSLTAQGLREGRTASRALGYQQVLAALAGQCTMDEARAETVRATKRFARRQDSWFRRDPRVHWFKGGLADLTELPRLALTLIERPVTA, encoded by the coding sequence GTGAGTAGCGCAGTTCCCCCTCCGCGGGTCATCGCCGTCGTCGGACCGACCGCGGCCGGAAAGTCCGATCTGGGTGTCTTTCTGGCCCAGTGCCTCGGCGGCGAGGTCGTCAACGCCGATTCCATGCAGCTCTACCGGGGGATGGACATCGGCACCGCCAAGCTGACCCCCTGCGAGCGCGACGGAGTCCCGCACCATCTCCTGGACATCTGGGACGTCACGGCCACCGCCAGCGTCGCCGAGTACCAGCGGCTCGCCCGTGCGCGCATCGACGCCCTGCTCGCCGAGGGTCGCTGGCCGATCCTGGTGGGCGGCTCAGGACTGTACGTTCGCGGAGCCGTCGACAACCTGGAGTTCCCCGGCACCGACCCCGACGTTCGCGCCCGCCTGGAGGAGGAGCTGACGCTGCGCGGCTCCGGAGCGCTCCATGCCCGGCTCGCCGCCGCCGACCCCGAGGCCGCGCACGCCATCCTGCCCAGCAACGGCCGCCGTGTCGTCCGCGCCCTCGAAGTGATCGAGATCACCGGGAAGCCGTTCACGGCGAACCTGCCGGGCCATGACTCGGTCTACGACACCGTCCAGATCGGCGTCGACGTGGCACGCCCCGAACTCGACGAGCGCATCACCCGCCGTGTCGACCGCATGTGGGACGCCGGACTCGTCGACGAAGTGCGCTCGCTTACGGCGCAGGGATTGCGCGAGGGGCGTACGGCGTCGCGTGCGCTCGGCTACCAGCAGGTCCTCGCCGCGCTCGCCGGGCAGTGCACCATGGACGAGGCGCGTGCCGAGACGGTCCGTGCCACCAAGCGCTTCGCGCGCCGTCAGGATTCATGGTTCAGACGCGACCCGCGGGTGCATTGGTTCAAGGGAGGGCTCGCCGACCTGACGGAACTCCCGCGGCTCGCCCTGACGTTGATCGAACGACCGGTCACAGCCTGA
- a CDS encoding antitoxin → MGLLDNVKSKLSPAKDKVSHLAQKHEDKIQHGLDKAAHTVDRKTKGKYSDRIQSGTGKARHAMDRLAHKGEDGGHTPPPPGGGHTPPSPGGGHTPPSPGGGTTPPPPAS, encoded by the coding sequence ATGGGTCTGCTGGATAATGTGAAATCCAAACTCTCCCCGGCCAAGGACAAGGTCTCGCACCTCGCACAGAAGCACGAGGACAAGATCCAGCACGGTCTCGACAAGGCCGCGCACACGGTCGACAGGAAGACCAAGGGCAAGTACAGCGACAGGATCCAGTCGGGCACGGGCAAGGCGAGGCACGCCATGGACCGACTCGCGCACAAGGGCGAGGACGGCGGCCACACACCCCCGCCTCCGGGCGGCGGCCACACACCCCCGTCTCCGGGCGGCGGCCACACACCCCCGTCTCCGGGCGGCGGCACCACGCCGCCGCCTCCGGCTTCCTGA
- a CDS encoding class III extradiol dioxygenase subunit B-like domain-containing protein — MLVAAAVCPCPPLLVPELAAGAAPELESAREACADALRVLAAARPDRLVVVGPAGQDGRYPEGSRGSFRGFGVDLDVRLGRGGTTDAADLVAELPASLAVAAWLLDHGDWADVPMEALGVAEPLALERCIHVGRDIAGAAERLALLVMGDASACRTVKAPGYLDDRAADFDAEIVCALATADVAALKALDTGLAGELKASGRTPWQVLAGAAEDAGLDGRLLYDEAPYGVGYVVAAWS; from the coding sequence ATGCTTGTAGCCGCCGCCGTCTGCCCCTGCCCTCCGCTGCTCGTCCCCGAGCTCGCCGCGGGGGCCGCGCCCGAGCTGGAGTCGGCACGGGAAGCGTGTGCGGACGCGCTCCGGGTGCTCGCCGCCGCCCGGCCCGACCGGCTGGTGGTCGTGGGCCCCGCCGGGCAGGACGGGCGGTACCCGGAGGGCTCGCGCGGTTCGTTCCGGGGCTTCGGCGTGGACCTCGACGTCCGCCTCGGACGCGGCGGCACGACAGACGCGGCGGACCTGGTGGCCGAGCTGCCCGCTTCCCTCGCCGTCGCCGCCTGGCTCCTCGACCATGGCGACTGGGCCGACGTGCCCATGGAAGCGCTGGGCGTGGCGGAACCACTCGCCCTCGAGCGGTGTATCCATGTCGGACGGGACATCGCCGGGGCGGCCGAGCGGCTGGCCCTGCTGGTGATGGGCGACGCCAGCGCATGCCGGACGGTGAAGGCCCCGGGGTACCTGGACGACCGCGCGGCCGACTTCGACGCGGAGATCGTGTGTGCCCTCGCCACCGCGGACGTCGCGGCCCTGAAGGCGCTGGACACCGGGCTCGCAGGCGAGCTGAAGGCCTCCGGCCGCACCCCCTGGCAGGTCCTGGCCGGCGCCGCCGAGGACGCCGGCCTGGACGGGAGGCTCCTGTACGACGAGGCGCCGTACGGCGTGGGCTACGTCGTGGCGGCCTGGTCGTAG
- the miaB gene encoding tRNA (N6-isopentenyl adenosine(37)-C2)-methylthiotransferase MiaB — translation MTSSSDRSPAVDVQGSKSYEVRTYGCQMNVHDSERLSGLLEEAGYVRAPEGAGEGDADVVVFNTCAVRENADNRLYGNLGRLAPMKTARPGMQIAVGGCLAQKDRDTIVKKAPWVDVVFGTHNIGKLPVLLERARVRDEAQVEIAESLEAFPSTLPTRRESAYAAWVSISVGCNNTCTFCIVPALRGKEKDRRTGDILAEIEALVAEGVSEITLLGQNVNAYGSDIGDREAFSKLLRACGKIDGLERVRFTSPHPRDFTDDVIAAMAETPNVMPQLHMPLQSGSDTILKAMRRSYRQERYLGIIEKVRASIPHAAITTDIIVGFPGETEEDFEQTMHVVREARFTQAFTFQYSKRPGTPAATMENQIPKEVVQKRYERLVALQEEISWEENKKQVGRTLELMVAAGEGRKDGATHRLSGRAPDNRLVHFTKPDREVRPGDVVTVAITYAAPHHLLAEGTVLDVVRTRAGDAWEKRNATPADKPAGVLLGLPKIGVPEPLPVAATGGCGGH, via the coding sequence ATGACCAGCAGCAGCGACCGGAGCCCGGCAGTGGACGTCCAAGGATCCAAGAGTTACGAAGTCCGGACTTATGGATGTCAAATGAACGTCCACGACTCCGAGCGGCTGTCCGGTCTCCTGGAGGAGGCCGGCTATGTGCGCGCGCCTGAGGGCGCCGGTGAGGGCGACGCCGATGTCGTCGTCTTCAACACCTGCGCCGTACGCGAGAACGCCGACAACCGCCTCTACGGCAATCTTGGCCGGCTCGCCCCGATGAAGACCGCCCGCCCGGGCATGCAGATCGCCGTCGGCGGCTGTCTGGCACAGAAGGACCGGGACACCATCGTCAAGAAGGCGCCCTGGGTGGACGTCGTCTTCGGCACGCACAACATCGGCAAGCTGCCCGTCCTGCTGGAGCGCGCCCGCGTCCGGGACGAGGCCCAGGTCGAGATCGCCGAGTCCCTGGAGGCCTTCCCCTCCACGCTGCCGACCCGCCGCGAGAGCGCCTACGCGGCCTGGGTCTCCATCTCCGTCGGCTGCAACAACACCTGCACCTTCTGCATCGTCCCGGCCCTGCGCGGCAAGGAGAAGGACCGCCGCACCGGCGATATCCTCGCCGAGATCGAGGCCCTGGTCGCCGAGGGCGTCTCCGAGATCACCCTGCTCGGCCAGAACGTGAACGCGTACGGCAGCGACATCGGCGACCGCGAGGCGTTCAGCAAGCTGCTGCGGGCCTGCGGGAAGATCGACGGTCTGGAGCGGGTCCGCTTCACCTCCCCGCACCCCCGCGACTTCACCGACGACGTGATCGCGGCCATGGCGGAGACACCGAACGTGATGCCGCAGTTGCACATGCCGCTCCAGTCCGGATCGGACACGATCCTCAAGGCCATGCGCCGCTCGTACCGTCAGGAGCGCTACCTGGGGATCATCGAGAAGGTCCGCGCCTCCATCCCGCACGCGGCCATCACCACCGACATCATCGTGGGCTTCCCCGGCGAGACCGAGGAGGACTTCGAGCAGACGATGCACGTGGTGCGCGAGGCCCGCTTCACACAGGCGTTCACCTTCCAGTACTCCAAGCGTCCCGGCACGCCAGCGGCCACCATGGAGAACCAGATCCCCAAGGAGGTCGTCCAGAAGCGCTACGAGCGGCTCGTCGCCCTTCAGGAGGAGATCTCCTGGGAGGAGAACAAGAAGCAGGTCGGCCGCACCCTGGAGCTCATGGTCGCCGCGGGCGAGGGCCGCAAGGACGGCGCCACCCACCGCCTCTCCGGCCGCGCCCCCGACAACCGCCTCGTGCACTTCACCAAGCCCGACCGGGAAGTCCGCCCCGGTGACGTCGTGACCGTCGCGATCACCTACGCCGCCCCGCACCACCTCCTCGCGGAGGGCACGGTCCTCGACGTCGTCCGCACGCGCGCGGGCGACGCCTGGGAGAAGCGCAACGCGACCCCGGCGGACAAGCCGGCGGGCGTCCTGCTCGGCCTGCCGAAGATCGGCGTCCCGGAGCCGCTGCCGGTGGCGGCGACCGGCGGCTGTGGCGGCCACTGA
- a CDS encoding MazG nucleotide pyrophosphohydrolase domain-containing protein — MSSSPARLVREFHRALDLDARTTPTEVSPELAAHRGELLAEEAAEVAEVAVYGPLDRLAHELADVVYVAYGTALVHGIDLDAVIAEIHRSNMTKLGPDGRVARRPDGKVLKGDHYRAPDVSAVLRQQGWSG; from the coding sequence ATGAGCTCCTCTCCCGCCCGCTTGGTCCGCGAGTTCCACCGGGCCCTCGACCTCGACGCCCGCACCACGCCCACCGAGGTCTCACCCGAGCTGGCCGCCCACCGCGGAGAACTGCTGGCCGAGGAGGCCGCCGAGGTCGCCGAGGTGGCGGTCTACGGCCCGCTCGACCGGCTGGCCCACGAACTGGCCGACGTCGTGTACGTGGCGTACGGCACCGCTCTCGTCCACGGCATCGACCTGGACGCCGTGATCGCCGAGATCCACCGCTCCAACATGACCAAGCTGGGCCCCGACGGCCGGGTCGCCCGCCGGCCCGACGGCAAGGTACTCAAGGGCGACCACTACCGGGCGCCCGACGTGTCGGCGGTGCTGCGACAGCAGGGCTGGAGCGGCTGA